From the genome of Oncorhynchus tshawytscha isolate Ot180627B linkage group LG31, Otsh_v2.0, whole genome shotgun sequence, one region includes:
- the fam133b gene encoding protein FAM133 isoform X2 → MGKRDNRVSYVNPIAASRAKGPAPNAGPSIQDYLSRPRPTWEEVKEIIERKKKGSRALADFEDQMNENWKKELAKNREKLLGGVDKEKEEKEKKEKEKREKKEKKEKKKKEKGKKEKAKKSNRHSSPSSSSSSSDSSSSSSSDSEDENEKKSVKKKRKKKRSSSKKASEDSTVESEPDSKTKMEMEMKKKEKDEKSRRKKRKAEQSHKDSSSESSADSEVEEGGEPKKRKRSNEEKEKIAADKSKKKRKKKHKKHGRKKKKKTSSDVELD, encoded by the exons ATGGGGAAAAGAGACAATAGAGTG TCATATGTGAACCCCATAGCTGCATCACGGGCCAAGGGACCTGCACCCAACGCAGGACCGTCTATCCAGGATTACCTGAGCAGACCACGGCCAACATG gGAAGAGGTGAAAGAGATAATCGAGAGGAAGAAGAAAGGCTCCAGAGCTCTGGCGGACTTTGAGGATCAAATGAACGAG AATTGGAAGAAAGAGCTGGCGAAGAACAGAGAGAAGTTACTGGGTGGCGTTgacaaggagaaagaggagaaggagaagaaggagaaggagaagagagagaagaaggagaagaaagag aaaaagaagaaagagaaggggaaaaaagAAAAGGCAAAGAAATCCAACAGG cattcctctccctcctcctcctcatcgaGTTCTGATTCCTCTAGCAGCTCCTCCTCAGACTCTGAAGACGAG AATGAAAAGAAGAGTGTCAAAAAGAAACGTAAAAAGAAGCGGTCCTCCTCCAAGAAAGCATCAGAAGACTCGACTGTAGAATCGGAGCCCGACAGCAAG AcgaagatggagatggagatgaagaAGAAAGAAAAG GATGAAAAGAGCCGCAGGAAGAAGAGGAAAGCCGAGCAAAGTCATAAAGACTCATCCTCAGAGTCGTCAGCGGACTCAGAAGTGGAGGAGGGT GGTGAACccaagaagagaaagagaagtaaTGAGGAGAAAGAAAAAATAGCAGCA GACAAATCAAAGAAGAAGAGGAAAAAGAAGCACAAGAAACATggcaggaagaagaagaagaagacctcTTCTGACGTTGAGTTAGACTAA
- the fam133b gene encoding protein FAM133 isoform X1 codes for MGKRDNRVSYVNPIAASRAKGPAPNAGPSIQDYLSRPRPTWEEVKEIIERKKKGSRALADFEDQMNENWKKELAKNREKLLGGVDKEKEEKEKKEKEKREKKEKKEKKKKEKGKKEKAKKSNRHSSPSSSSSSSDSSSSSSSDSEDENEKKSVKKKRKKKRSSSKKASEDSTVESEPDSKGSFPLILFLSKKTKMEMEMKKKEKDEKSRRKKRKAEQSHKDSSSESSADSEVEEGGEPKKRKRSNEEKEKIAADKSKKKRKKKHKKHGRKKKKKTSSDVELD; via the exons ATGGGGAAAAGAGACAATAGAGTG TCATATGTGAACCCCATAGCTGCATCACGGGCCAAGGGACCTGCACCCAACGCAGGACCGTCTATCCAGGATTACCTGAGCAGACCACGGCCAACATG gGAAGAGGTGAAAGAGATAATCGAGAGGAAGAAGAAAGGCTCCAGAGCTCTGGCGGACTTTGAGGATCAAATGAACGAG AATTGGAAGAAAGAGCTGGCGAAGAACAGAGAGAAGTTACTGGGTGGCGTTgacaaggagaaagaggagaaggagaagaaggagaaggagaagagagagaagaaggagaagaaagag aaaaagaagaaagagaaggggaaaaaagAAAAGGCAAAGAAATCCAACAGG cattcctctccctcctcctcctcatcgaGTTCTGATTCCTCTAGCAGCTCCTCCTCAGACTCTGAAGACGAG AATGAAAAGAAGAGTGTCAAAAAGAAACGTAAAAAGAAGCGGTCCTCCTCCAAGAAAGCATCAGAAGACTCGACTGTAGAATCGGAGCCCGACAGCAAG GGCTCCTTCCCTCTCATTCTGTTTCTCTCCAAGAAGAcgaagatggagatggagatgaagaAGAAAGAAAAG GATGAAAAGAGCCGCAGGAAGAAGAGGAAAGCCGAGCAAAGTCATAAAGACTCATCCTCAGAGTCGTCAGCGGACTCAGAAGTGGAGGAGGGT GGTGAACccaagaagagaaagagaagtaaTGAGGAGAAAGAAAAAATAGCAGCA GACAAATCAAAGAAGAAGAGGAAAAAGAAGCACAAGAAACATggcaggaagaagaagaagaagacctcTTCTGACGTTGAGTTAGACTAA